In Saccharomonospora marina XMU15, one genomic interval encodes:
- a CDS encoding cytochrome P450 yields the protein MVTAVDRMAGTLRQRMPPLTAMPLPRAVDERILSRRWPVRELAKPPEGSGLSPVLGDAGPPLIGHTLDAMRFGVEYGLRRFELYGPVWWASAFGKRIVTATGAEATQTVLVNKDKAFSQEGWKFFIERFFPRGLMLLDFEEHHTHRRIMQQAFTRERLNGYVDTLAPEVRQGVAAWGEATRPRLYWSLKRLTLDVATRVFMGMESGDDAEAVNRAFVDTVRAGTAVIRRPVPGGRWKAGLDGRKLLERYFAARLPAKRASDDADLFSALCHATTEDGERFSDVDVVNHMIFLMMAAHDTSTITSTAAAYYLAKHPQWQERAREESLRLGDDLPDTSALDELHTLDLVVKESLRLVAPVPSLPRLAVKDTDILGQYVPAGTLVSAAPSLNHFDPRHWSNPHSFDPERFAEGRREDKSHRFAWMPFGGGAHKCIGLHFGMFEVKALLHEMLRRYRWSVPSDYRVRWDYVSLPVPVDGLPVTLRPL from the coding sequence ATGGTGACAGCGGTCGACAGGATGGCGGGAACACTGCGGCAGCGCATGCCCCCGCTGACCGCGATGCCGCTGCCCCGGGCGGTCGACGAGCGCATACTGTCCCGGCGCTGGCCGGTACGGGAGCTCGCGAAACCACCCGAGGGCAGCGGCCTTTCCCCCGTTCTCGGCGACGCGGGCCCACCGTTGATCGGGCACACGCTCGACGCGATGCGGTTCGGCGTCGAGTACGGCCTGCGCCGGTTCGAACTCTACGGACCGGTGTGGTGGGCAAGCGCGTTCGGCAAGCGCATCGTCACCGCGACCGGGGCGGAGGCGACCCAGACGGTGCTGGTCAACAAGGACAAGGCGTTCTCGCAAGAGGGCTGGAAGTTCTTCATCGAGCGGTTCTTCCCGCGCGGTCTGATGCTGCTGGACTTCGAGGAGCACCACACCCACCGCCGCATCATGCAGCAGGCCTTCACCCGCGAGCGGCTCAACGGCTACGTCGACACCCTCGCCCCGGAGGTGCGGCAGGGTGTCGCCGCGTGGGGCGAGGCCACCCGGCCGCGGCTGTACTGGTCACTCAAGCGACTCACGCTCGACGTCGCCACTCGCGTGTTCATGGGCATGGAAAGTGGCGACGACGCCGAGGCCGTCAACCGCGCGTTCGTGGACACGGTACGGGCAGGCACGGCCGTCATCCGCCGCCCGGTTCCCGGAGGCAGGTGGAAGGCCGGGCTGGACGGCAGGAAGCTGCTGGAACGGTACTTCGCGGCCAGACTGCCCGCCAAGCGGGCGTCCGACGACGCCGACCTGTTCTCCGCGCTGTGCCACGCCACCACCGAGGACGGCGAGCGGTTCAGCGACGTCGACGTCGTCAATCACATGATCTTTCTGATGATGGCGGCACACGACACCTCCACCATCACCAGCACCGCCGCGGCGTACTACCTCGCCAAACATCCACAGTGGCAGGAACGCGCCCGCGAGGAGTCGCTGCGGCTGGGTGACGATCTGCCCGACACCTCGGCGCTGGACGAACTGCACACCCTCGACCTGGTTGTCAAAGAGTCGCTGCGGCTCGTCGCCCCGGTGCCGAGCCTGCCGCGGTTGGCGGTCAAGGACACCGACATCCTCGGCCAGTACGTGCCCGCGGGCACTCTGGTCAGCGCCGCACCTTCGTTGAACCACTTCGACCCCAGGCACTGGAGCAACCCGCACTCGTTCGACCCCGAGCGGTTCGCCGAGGGCCGCAGGGAGGACAAGTCGCATCGGTTCGCGTGGATGCCGTTCGGCGGTGGCGCGCACAAGTGCATCGGCCTGCACTTCGGGATGTTCGAGGTGAAGGCCCTGCTGCACGAGATGCTGCGCCGCTACCGCTGGAGCGTGCCCTCGGATTACCGGGTTCGCTGGGACTACGTGTCGCTACCCGTTCCGGTCGACGGCCTTCCGGTAACTCTACGGCCACTTTGA
- a CDS encoding diguanylate cyclase domain-containing protein, translating into MAEPGYAPGLVEIARGWARRLANTKGVNLTDSELEALLLEFAADARAPVEAAREAATRRFTGLYSESPIGVVLADPEAKILDVNPAFTQLLGYGTDDLAGEPLAGLAATDDDADTIRSGIDSLRATGRSRRRERADLEHAQDGPIRTQVTIAALSGDTPGTLYPVLMVEDVGELTLLREALRKQNVQDALTGLPNAGSFVNKLETTLAAGGDDRLALVYLDIDGFRIVNDGLGPGAGDAVLRHVATKLATVFDRHDAFVARLSGDGFAVLLHGRLETTDVVDLVEEAMTELAEPVYVEGRGIGVSLSAGIVVADAPTADHEDLHRAAEITLHRAKENGRAQWMLYEPELDRADRRRYSIGAAIGGAIENGEFELEYEPTVKLDGSDEIAVVNAVPRWNHPEHGALGPRDFYPLADLTGMAPALGRLLLTQAMSEAAAWYREFAEAPDLCVRLPTRLAIDPNLVGIVRGELARTQLPPGKLRVCTDAMALLDPRGEVLETLSVLSELQVKITLAVSGAADLELVHTHRLPVGFVILSGPLVEALAADGAESDGARRHLGTLVERARELGVRRVGAEGVRNTEHAARLREIGVVAGRGKLFGDAMSGDEISSLIARRR; encoded by the coding sequence GTGGCCGAACCTGGTTACGCGCCAGGCTTGGTGGAGATCGCGCGGGGCTGGGCTCGCAGGCTGGCGAACACCAAGGGAGTGAACCTGACCGACAGTGAACTCGAAGCGCTGCTGCTCGAGTTCGCCGCGGATGCGCGGGCACCGGTCGAAGCCGCCCGCGAGGCCGCGACCCGCCGGTTCACCGGTCTGTACTCCGAATCGCCGATCGGAGTCGTGCTCGCCGACCCCGAGGCAAAGATCCTCGACGTCAATCCCGCGTTCACCCAACTGCTCGGCTACGGCACCGACGACCTCGCGGGCGAACCACTCGCCGGACTCGCGGCGACCGACGACGACGCCGACACCATTCGTTCCGGGATTGATTCGCTGCGTGCCACCGGACGGTCCCGCCGCCGCGAGCGCGCCGACCTCGAACACGCCCAGGACGGCCCGATCCGCACCCAGGTGACCATCGCCGCGCTGTCGGGCGACACCCCCGGCACGCTGTACCCGGTGCTCATGGTGGAGGACGTCGGTGAACTGACCCTACTGCGCGAGGCACTGCGCAAGCAGAACGTGCAGGACGCGCTCACCGGCCTGCCCAACGCGGGCAGTTTCGTCAACAAGCTGGAGACCACGCTGGCCGCCGGTGGCGACGACCGGCTCGCACTGGTCTATCTCGACATCGACGGCTTCCGAATCGTCAACGACGGCCTCGGTCCCGGAGCGGGCGACGCGGTGTTGCGTCACGTCGCCACGAAGCTGGCGACCGTGTTCGACCGGCACGACGCGTTCGTCGCGAGGCTGTCCGGCGACGGCTTCGCGGTGCTGCTGCACGGCAGGCTCGAGACCACTGACGTGGTGGACCTGGTGGAGGAGGCGATGACCGAGCTGGCCGAGCCGGTGTACGTGGAAGGCCGCGGCATCGGGGTGAGCCTCAGCGCGGGCATCGTGGTGGCCGACGCCCCGACCGCCGACCACGAGGACCTGCACCGCGCCGCCGAGATCACGCTGCACCGGGCGAAGGAGAACGGCCGCGCGCAGTGGATGCTGTACGAACCCGAACTCGACAGGGCCGACCGGCGCCGCTACAGCATCGGCGCCGCCATCGGCGGGGCGATCGAGAACGGTGAGTTCGAGCTGGAGTACGAACCGACGGTGAAGCTCGACGGCAGTGACGAGATCGCCGTGGTCAACGCGGTGCCGCGGTGGAACCACCCCGAGCACGGCGCGCTGGGACCACGCGACTTCTACCCGCTGGCCGACCTCACCGGCATGGCACCCGCGCTGGGCCGCCTGCTGCTGACCCAGGCGATGTCGGAGGCCGCGGCGTGGTACCGGGAGTTCGCCGAGGCACCCGACCTGTGCGTACGGCTGCCCACCCGGCTCGCCATCGACCCCAACCTGGTCGGCATCGTGCGCGGCGAGCTGGCCCGCACCCAACTGCCTCCGGGAAAGCTGCGGGTGTGCACCGACGCCATGGCCCTGCTCGACCCCAGGGGCGAGGTACTGGAGACACTGTCCGTGCTCTCCGAACTGCAGGTCAAGATCACCCTGGCCGTATCGGGGGCGGCCGACCTCGAACTGGTGCACACCCACCGGCTCCCGGTCGGCTTCGTGATCCTGTCCGGACCACTGGTGGAGGCACTGGCCGCCGACGGCGCCGAGTCCGACGGCGCTCGAAGACACCTGGGCACGCTGGTGGAGCGGGCACGGGAACTGGGTGTCAGGCGGGTCGGTGCGGAAGGGGTGCGCAACACCGAACACGCGGCCAGGCTGCGGGAGATCGGCGTCGTCGCGGGCCGAGGCAAGCTGTTCGGCGACGCGATGTCCGGTGACGAGATCAGCTCGCTCATCGCGAGACGGCGCTGA
- a CDS encoding peroxiredoxin: MKQGDLVGDFTLPDADGSRRSLSEFLRTGPVVLFFYPAALTPGCTQEGCQFRDLAAEFAELGAHRVGISPDPVDRQRRFADTNAFDFPLLSDEDGSVARMFGVRRKLGPLLTKRHTFVIGTDSTVLAVIKSEFRMAVHAQQALEILRSHTRT, encoded by the coding sequence ATGAAACAGGGAGATCTGGTCGGCGACTTCACGCTGCCCGACGCCGACGGCAGCAGGCGTTCGCTTTCGGAGTTCCTGCGGACCGGCCCCGTGGTGCTGTTCTTCTACCCGGCCGCGCTCACCCCCGGCTGCACCCAGGAGGGCTGCCAGTTCCGCGATCTGGCCGCCGAGTTCGCCGAACTCGGAGCGCACCGTGTGGGCATCAGCCCCGACCCCGTCGACAGGCAGCGCCGCTTCGCCGACACCAACGCGTTCGACTTCCCGCTGCTGTCCGATGAGGACGGCAGTGTCGCCAGGATGTTCGGGGTGCGCCGGAAGCTGGGCCCGTTGCTCACCAAGCGGCACACGTTCGTCATCGGCACCGACAGCACCGTGCTCGCCGTGATCAAGAGCGAGTTCCGGATGGCCGTGCACGCGCAGCAAGCTCTGGAGATACTGCGCAGCCACACCCGCACCTGA
- a CDS encoding glycoside hydrolase family 65 protein, protein MTNNEWTLCYRGYDPAQEGLRESLCTVGNGYLATRGAAPESEADGVHYPGTYAAGVYNRLSTDIAGHTVDNECLVNLPNWLTLTFRVDGGSWFDLDSVTVLDYEQYLDLRQAVLVRRLRFRDGGGRTTAVTQRRFVSMRFKHGCALEVTVVPLDWSGTLELRSGIDGRVENRLVQRYRDLPGRHLEPLRATELSGDSVLLEMRTNQSRVAVAVAARSVLRRGDQEPSTSGPSYRLVQQADWVGHDIGVEVRAGEAVTLEKLVTVFTGRDRAISEPGAEAARWLDRLGDFDEMLRGHILAWAHLWDRFHVELGQRGEELCIVRLHLLHLLQTVSPNTTELDAGVPARGLHGEAYRGHVLWDELFVFPILNLRIPALTRALLRYRYRRLPEARQAAADLGHRGARYPWQSGSDGREESQQLHLNPLSGRWLADPTPLQFHIGLAIAYNTWQYYQASGDREFLANYGTEMLVEIARFFASLTTYDRARDRYVIRGVMGPDEFHSGYPDRPGKGIDNNAYTNVLVVWTLLRAAEALEVIPRRTRTELEQTLGLRAEDLQRWQDITHKMLVPFHGDGVISQFEGYGLLRELDWEDYRRRYGNIQRLDRILEAEGDDVNRYQAGKQADVLMLFYLFSADELGELFHRLGYRLEHDTIPRTIDYYLARTSHGSTLSAVVHAWVLARANRDRALEFFDRALRSDITDIQGGTTPEGIHLAAMAGSFDLLQRCFSGLETRQDRLQLNPLWPKSLGVPELAIHYREHPLRLRISGSQVDVAAEEGMQRPVEVACHGEVARLEPGSTVRFSS, encoded by the coding sequence ATGACGAACAACGAGTGGACGCTGTGCTACCGAGGCTACGATCCGGCACAGGAGGGGCTGCGCGAGTCGCTGTGCACGGTGGGCAACGGCTATCTCGCCACCCGCGGCGCCGCGCCGGAGTCCGAAGCGGACGGTGTGCACTACCCGGGGACGTACGCCGCCGGTGTCTACAACCGGCTCTCCACCGACATCGCCGGACACACCGTGGACAACGAGTGCCTGGTGAACCTGCCGAACTGGCTGACGCTGACCTTCCGTGTCGACGGAGGGTCCTGGTTCGACCTCGACTCGGTGACGGTACTGGACTACGAGCAGTACCTGGACCTTCGCCAGGCGGTGCTGGTGCGCAGGTTGCGGTTTCGAGACGGCGGCGGCCGCACCACCGCGGTGACCCAGCGCCGGTTCGTCAGCATGCGGTTCAAGCACGGCTGCGCGCTGGAGGTCACGGTGGTTCCGCTGGACTGGTCCGGCACGCTGGAGCTGCGTAGCGGCATCGACGGGCGCGTTGAGAACCGGCTGGTCCAACGGTACCGGGACCTTCCTGGGCGGCACCTGGAGCCGTTGCGTGCCACGGAGTTGTCCGGCGACTCGGTGTTGCTGGAGATGCGGACGAACCAGTCGAGGGTCGCGGTGGCGGTGGCTGCCAGGAGCGTGCTGCGCCGCGGCGATCAGGAACCGTCCACCTCGGGTCCCTCCTACCGGCTGGTACAGCAAGCTGACTGGGTGGGCCACGACATCGGTGTCGAGGTGCGCGCGGGCGAGGCCGTGACACTGGAGAAGTTGGTCACGGTGTTCACCGGGCGGGACCGGGCCATCTCCGAGCCCGGTGCCGAGGCCGCGCGGTGGCTGGATCGGCTGGGCGACTTCGACGAGATGCTGCGCGGTCACATCCTGGCCTGGGCGCACCTGTGGGATCGGTTCCACGTCGAACTGGGGCAGCGCGGCGAGGAGCTGTGCATCGTGCGCCTGCACCTGCTGCACCTGCTGCAGACGGTGTCGCCCAACACCACGGAACTGGACGCGGGGGTGCCCGCGAGAGGACTGCACGGTGAGGCATACCGGGGACACGTGCTGTGGGACGAGTTGTTCGTGTTCCCGATCCTCAACCTGCGGATACCGGCACTGACCCGCGCGCTGCTGCGCTACCGCTACCGGCGGCTGCCCGAGGCGCGGCAGGCGGCCGCCGACCTGGGGCACCGCGGTGCGAGGTATCCCTGGCAGTCCGGCAGCGACGGCAGGGAGGAGAGCCAGCAGCTGCATCTCAACCCGCTTTCGGGCCGCTGGCTTGCCGACCCCACACCGCTGCAGTTCCACATCGGACTGGCGATCGCGTACAACACGTGGCAGTACTACCAGGCCAGCGGCGACCGGGAGTTTCTCGCCAACTACGGCACCGAGATGCTGGTGGAGATCGCGCGGTTCTTCGCGAGCCTGACGACCTACGACCGGGCACGGGACCGGTACGTGATCCGCGGCGTGATGGGACCCGACGAGTTCCACTCCGGCTATCCGGACCGGCCCGGCAAGGGCATCGACAACAACGCCTACACCAACGTGCTCGTCGTGTGGACGCTGCTGCGGGCGGCCGAGGCGCTGGAGGTGATCCCACGCCGCACCCGCACGGAACTGGAGCAGACGCTCGGCCTGCGCGCCGAGGACCTGCAGCGGTGGCAGGACATCACCCACAAGATGCTGGTGCCGTTCCACGGCGACGGTGTGATCAGCCAGTTCGAGGGCTACGGGCTGCTGCGCGAACTGGACTGGGAAGACTACCGGCGGCGTTACGGAAACATCCAGCGGCTCGACCGCATCCTCGAGGCGGAGGGTGACGACGTCAACCGGTACCAGGCGGGCAAGCAGGCCGACGTGCTCATGCTGTTCTACCTGTTCTCCGCCGACGAGTTGGGGGAGTTGTTCCACCGGCTGGGCTACCGGCTCGAACACGACACGATTCCGCGCACCATCGACTACTACCTGGCGCGCACCTCGCACGGCTCCACTCTCAGTGCCGTGGTGCACGCGTGGGTGCTCGCCAGGGCGAACCGGGACCGGGCACTGGAGTTCTTCGACAGGGCACTGCGCTCGGACATCACCGACATCCAGGGCGGCACCACCCCGGAGGGGATCCATCTCGCCGCGATGGCAGGCAGCTTCGACCTGCTGCAACGCTGCTTCTCCGGGCTGGAAACCAGGCAGGACCGGCTACAGCTCAACCCGCTGTGGCCGAAGTCGCTTGGGGTGCCGGAGTTGGCCATCCACTACCGGGAGCACCCGTTGCGGCTGCGGATCAGCGGCAGCCAGGTGGACGTCGCCGCCGAGGAGGGCATGCAACGCCCGGTGGAGGTGGCGTGTCACGGCGAGGTCGCCCGGCTGGAACCCGGTTCGACGGTGCGGTTCTCCTCCTGA